TTGTACTTCCCCATGGTTTGCTCCTCTAGCTCCACAGGGAGATCCAGCGTACCGTTAACATGCTCATGTGTGGGGTCGTCAGGCTTAGATTCATCTATGGTCACAAAGTTCAGGAGGAGGCTCTTTGGGGAGCGCttctttctcttcttcttctttttgattTGACGGTTCTCTTGGTTAGGTGACACCCACTCGCCGCTCTGCTTGCCCTTCTGTACCACTTTGTGTCTGGGTGTCTGTCGGCAGCGCACCAAGGCAGTGACAAATATCACCAAGATGACAGTCATAGTCCCAGCGATGATAGCTATGACAACAATCACATATCCGTTAGCCTGAGGTGTTAACTCACTGTCCCCTATGTTTCGGTCCAGTGGTGTGTCCATACTTTTCTGCAGCTGTTCTTGGATGAACGTAGCATTTGAAACAGTGTCATTGACAAATAAGTGAATGAGTGCAATAGCTTGTAATGATTCTGGCTGGCCGAgatctttgactttgacaaccaGCCTATGCAGTCCTTGATCCGCCGCCACAATTTTCTCCTGCAGTGTTATGTTGCCTGTTGCTTTGTCGATGGAAAAAAGCCCTCGAGGGGAGACTCGAGATGTAATGATGATGCTGCTGGTAATGCTATATTGTAGCTCAGCATTCATACCCGTGTCGTTGTCAATGGCAAACACTCTTGTAACAACGTCACCAGGGGTGGTGGTGGTCCGCACGAGGTCATATGAGTAATTGGAAGCAGGAACAACAAACACGGGGCGATTGTCATTTACATCAACCACATTTATAGTGACCTTGGCATAGGAAGAGCTAGGGGGTTGCCCTCCATCCACTGCCTTGACCATAAATGTGTAAGAGCTCTGCTGCTCTCGATCAAAAGTGATATTGGGCTTGATTACACCTGTTTGAGGGTCAATGATGAAATGATCTTTCCCATTCAAAATGGACAGGGTTACAACAGCATTATCTCCCGCGTCCGCATCTGTCACTGTAATTAAGCCCACAGTTCCAAAGAGTGGAAGGTTTTCAGGCACATAGAAGTTGTACTCGGGGTGTGTGAAAGCAGGGCTGTTGTCATTAAGGTCCTGAACGATTAGCCTGACAGTGACATTGCTCTGTAGGGACGATGAACCATTGTCCCTGCCTATGACAGTGAATGAGTACTTCTCCTGCTTCTCTCTGTCCAGTCGTTTGCCAACGGAAAGGATTCCTGACCGTCTGTCTATATTAAACCCATCGGGTGCATCGGGGCCAAGGGTATAAATAATCTCTGCATTATGTCCGCTGTCTGCATCAGTGGCACTGATTTTTATTAACTGTGAGGACGGGTCATTATTCTCTGGTATGGAAAGTTGAATTTCGGGCTGGGGGAAGATGGGCGCATTGTCATTCTCATCCTTgattttaattaaaaccatagctGAAGTGTTCAAAGGAGGCGTTCCTCTATCCGAGGCCACTATCCTAATTGCATATTCTCGAGTTGTCTCATAATCGAGGGGAGCAGCTGTCTCCAGTAAAAACTGATCATTAAAGACAGGCTTCAGCCGAAATGGAACATCATGGTCAGTGTAGCAAGTGACTTTTCCATAGAGATCTGCATCTCTGTCTGTAACTGTGATGAGTGCTATTTTGGTGTTGAGGGGAGCATTCTCAGACAAAAGCACAGTCCCGTTCACCAAGTTGATTATGTAGCGAGTGTCAATGGAGGGAACATTGTCATTAACATCTGTAACATTTATAGTCACCGTGGCCCTGGAGGGTGTGGAACTGCCATCACTTGCCAGAACAATAAGTTTGTGAACAGGAGTGAGCTCCCTGTCCAGTGACTGCTTTACAGTGATTAGTCCCGTTGTGCTGTCAATGGCAAAGTGACGTTTGGTCGAGGCAGAGATCTGGTTACTGAAGGTGAAGTGGATCTGGGCGTTGGACCCTAGGTCTGCATCCGTTGCATGAAGCTGAACAACTGATGTTCCCGTAGGGGCGTTCTCCGGTACCGTGACTTCCAACTCGCTATGCTTGAAGACCGGACGATTGTCGTTGACGTCGGAGATGGTGACTTGCAGAATAgcagtgctggacttgggagggTTGCCACCATCTTCTACCTTTATCTTCATGACAAAGGTGTCCTTCTGCTCACGATCTAGGTTCTGCTGAACAATCAACTGTGGCCACTTGTCACCTTCAGGCGTCTCAATGATGTCCaagccaaattctccaacactcTGAAaagacccaaataaataaataaataaataaataaaaatggtca
The sequence above is drawn from the Syngnathus scovelli strain Florida chromosome 1, RoL_Ssco_1.2, whole genome shotgun sequence genome and encodes:
- the pcdh11 gene encoding protocadherin-11 X-linked isoform X2 is translated as MNLASQTYVLVVFLTSTVFICRAQERDYTVKEEQPENVRIGNLRRDLDLNLDPNIRLSSPLQFKPVYKTGDVPLVRVEANTGEIFTTNHRIDREKLCSGVFAEKRCYYEIEVAVLPDEIFRLVKIRFLIEDVNDNAPLFQSTVINISIPENTAINTRYPVPSAFDPDVGINGIQHYELVKSVGEFGLDIIETPEGDKWPQLIVQQNLDREQKDTFVMKIKVEDGGNPPKSSTAILQVTISDVNDNRPVFKHSELEVTVPENAPTGTSVVQLHATDADLGSNAQIHFTFSNQISASTKRHFAIDSTTGLITVKQSLDRELTPVHKLIVLASDGSSTPSRATVTINVTDVNDNVPSIDTRYIINLVNGTVLLSENAPLNTKIALITVTDRDADLYGKVTCYTDHDVPFRLKPVFNDQFLLETAAPLDYETTREYAIRIVASDRGTPPLNTSAMVLIKIKDENDNAPIFPQPEIQLSIPENNDPSSQLIKISATDADSGHNAEIIYTLGPDAPDGFNIDRRSGILSVGKRLDREKQEKYSFTVIGRDNGSSSLQSNVTVRLIVQDLNDNSPAFTHPEYNFYVPENLPLFGTVGLITVTDADAGDNAVVTLSILNGKDHFIIDPQTGVIKPNITFDREQQSSYTFMVKAVDGGQPPSSSYAKVTINVVDVNDNRPVFVVPASNYSYDLVRTTTTPGDVVTRVFAIDNDTGMNAELQYSITSSIIITSRVSPRGLFSIDKATGNITLQEKIVAADQGLHRLVVKVKDLGQPESLQAIALIHLFVNDTVSNATFIQEQLQKSMDTPLDRNIGDSELTPQANGYVIVVIAIIAGTMTVILVIFVTALVRCRQTPRHKVVQKGKQSGEWVSPNQENRQIKKKKKRKKRSPKSLLLNFVTIDESKPDDPTHEHVNGTLDLPVELEEQTMGKYNWATTPTTFKPDSPDLAKHYKSASPQPTFQIKPETPVAPKKHHVIQELPLDNTFVVGCDTLSKCSSTSSDPYSVSDCGCQGGFKTPGQIATRQEACQLGKITSVNTQRRVTFHLPDGSQESCSDSGLGDPEPSSTASTSQALPLSFPHEEYYEQTSPNSRTEGDGNSDPESTIEVNLQKALAEASETCTQECLILGHSDTCWMPPTLTQFQSPTSGSPASTPTSVAISGTLPSFGFQQSCARGVKVNMGSLSTMDGRHTLGRSVPKKDELDKVHNRPQFYNTLERHCSKKEDTVKVIPLASFSSPGKQTATGIGSGSFLHEHQL
- the pcdh11 gene encoding protocadherin-11 X-linked isoform X3 translates to MNLASQTYVLVVFLTSTVFICRAQERDYTVKEEQPENVRIGNLRRDLDLNLDPNIRLSSPLQFKPVYKTGDVPLVRVEANTGEIFTTNHRIDREKLCSGVFAEKRCYYEIEVAVLPDEIFRLVKIRFLIEDVNDNAPLFQSTVINISIPENTAINTRYPVPSAFDPDVGINGIQHYELVKSVGEFGLDIIETPEGDKWPQLIVQQNLDREQKDTFVMKIKVEDGGNPPKSSTAILQVTISDVNDNRPVFKHSELEVTVPENAPTGTSVVQLHATDADLGSNAQIHFTFSNQISASTKRHFAIDSTTGLITVKQSLDRELTPVHKLIVLASDGSSTPSRATVTINVTDVNDNVPSIDTRYIINLVNGTVLLSENAPLNTKIALITVTDRDADLYGKVTCYTDHDVPFRLKPVFNDQFLLETAAPLDYETTREYAIRIVASDRGTPPLNTSAMVLIKIKDENDNAPIFPQPEIQLSIPENNDPSSQLIKISATDADSGHNAEIIYTLGPDAPDGFNIDRRSGILSVGKRLDREKQEKYSFTVIGRDNGSSSLQSNVTVRLIVQDLNDNSPAFTHPEYNFYVPENLPLFGTVGLITVTDADAGDNAVVTLSILNGKDHFIIDPQTGVIKPNITFDREQQSSYTFMVKAVDGGQPPSSSYAKVTINVVDVNDNRPVFVVPASNYSYDLVRTTTTPGDVVTRVFAIDNDTGMNAELQYSITSSIIITSRVSPRGLFSIDKATGNITLQEKIVAADQGLHRLVVKVKDLGQPESLQAIALIHLFVNDTVSNATFIQEQLQKSMDTPLDRNIGDSELTPQANGYVIVVIAIIAGTMTVILVIFVTALVRCRQTPRHKVVQKGKQSGEWVSPNQENRQIKKKKKRKKRSPKSLLLNFVTIDESKPDDPTHEHVNGTLDLPVELEEQTMGKYNWATTPTTFKPDSPDLAKHYKSASPQPTFQIKPETPVAPKKHHVIQELPLDNTFVVGCDTLSKCSSTSSDPYSVSDCGCQGGFKTPGQIATRQETALKPPHYGTLCGTGTARSHRIKINL
- the pcdh11 gene encoding protocadherin-11 X-linked isoform X1: MNLASQTYVLVVFLTSTVFICRAQERDYTVKEEQPENVRIGNLRRDLDLNLDPNIRLSSPLQFKPVYKTGDVPLVRVEANTGEIFTTNHRIDREKLCSGVFAEKRCYYEIEVAVLPDEIFRLVKIRFLIEDVNDNAPLFQSTVINISIPENTAINTRYPVPSAFDPDVGINGIQHYELVKSVGEFGLDIIETPEGDKWPQLIVQQNLDREQKDTFVMKIKVEDGGNPPKSSTAILQVTISDVNDNRPVFKHSELEVTVPENAPTGTSVVQLHATDADLGSNAQIHFTFSNQISASTKRHFAIDSTTGLITVKQSLDRELTPVHKLIVLASDGSSTPSRATVTINVTDVNDNVPSIDTRYIINLVNGTVLLSENAPLNTKIALITVTDRDADLYGKVTCYTDHDVPFRLKPVFNDQFLLETAAPLDYETTREYAIRIVASDRGTPPLNTSAMVLIKIKDENDNAPIFPQPEIQLSIPENNDPSSQLIKISATDADSGHNAEIIYTLGPDAPDGFNIDRRSGILSVGKRLDREKQEKYSFTVIGRDNGSSSLQSNVTVRLIVQDLNDNSPAFTHPEYNFYVPENLPLFGTVGLITVTDADAGDNAVVTLSILNGKDHFIIDPQTGVIKPNITFDREQQSSYTFMVKAVDGGQPPSSSYAKVTINVVDVNDNRPVFVVPASNYSYDLVRTTTTPGDVVTRVFAIDNDTGMNAELQYSITSSIIITSRVSPRGLFSIDKATGNITLQEKIVAADQGLHRLVVKVKDLGQPESLQAIALIHLFVNDTVSNATFIQEQLQKSMDTPLDRNIGDSELTPQANGYVIVVIAIIAGTMTVILVIFVTALVRCRQTPRHKVVQKGKQSGEWVSPNQENRQIKKKKKRKKRSPKSLLLNFVTIDESKPDDPTHEHVNGTLDLPVELEEQTMGKYNWATTPTTFKPDSPDLAKHYKSASPQPTFQIKPETPVAPKKHHVIQELPLDNTFVVGCDTLSKCSSTSSDPYSVSDCGCQGGFKTPGQIATRQNAIQMPEMSFNSPSPICPHKEACQLGKITSVNTQRRVTFHLPDGSQESCSDSGLGDPEPSSTASTSQALPLSFPHEEYYEQTSPNSRTEGDGNSDPESTIEVNLQKALAEASETCTQECLILGHSDTCWMPPTLTQFQSPTSGSPASTPTSVAISGTLPSFGFQQSCARGVKVNMGSLSTMDGRHTLGRSVPKKDELDKVHNRPQFYNTLERHCSKKEDTVKVIPLASFSSPGKQTATGIGSGSFLHEHQL